The genomic DNA CGGCAAACTCCGATTTGCAACCTGAAGACAATTTAACTAGCGCCAAACTAATCAAGTTAAGGCGCGTTGCCGCATTATTTGCCGGATCCAATGAGGCAATGATCGATCCGGCAAGGGGATTCAGAATTGACTTAGTCGCCGTCTGTTTTAATCCGGAGAGGTTTTTTCACTACGAGAATATTTAGATAACAACTTGACTATATAGTCAAGTTGTTGGAGTGTGGGTCTTTTGATTGACTAATTCAGTAAAAGTTATATTATTGCGGTAGAAACTTTACAGAGGAAAGAGAAGATGCCATGTCGGAAATCATCGAGGTGGGCCGAGATACTCTGATCGAGGTCTTTGATCTGCAGGCAAAGAAATTGCTGGATTCGTCTTATGAACGCCAAGCAAAAGACGGGAGTCAAGATTTTCTTCGAAGGCTTTCGTTCTTGGCTAAGTTTGTGCGCACCAATGAAGAGATTCTTCATCTCAATTTCCACGAGAACTACATTCCCTGTTTGATTGTGATTCCTAGCGCTATTATCGCTTGGTACGAGCAATTGAGTGATGTGTTTATCGGGCAGGTTGGGCATCTAAGTTTGGCGGGTGTGTGCGATAAAGAGGCTGGGGCTTTCTATAAACCGCCTCCGTCGGCTCCGGAAGACATCTATCTAATCTTCGATGTTGAGCCTGGCGTAGAGTATCGGGAGGATATTAATAATGTCCGCAATAGATTCAACGTTGCCGACCGTCGCGGTCTCACGGTAGAAGAGGCGATTGCTCTTCTTTCTTACGATCCGGAGATGCTTACGAGGACTAACCTTTACCTGCTTGGTTGCGCGCCCGGTCCGGGTAGTAGAGTGATGGCGATGCGCGCCGACAAGGGAACCGTGCTTGGTTATGCGAATGGAGTAAAGAGCGTGACTTTCGGAATCCCATCTACGCCGAAGCTAAATTTTTGAAAATCCCCAGAGCGGGGATTTTTTTGTTTTCTATCTAGACCAAAGCCCGAGGGCAAGTTAAGATGGATAGCAATAAATGACTGGGCAATATAAAGAAAAAAAGATTGTGGTGATAGGAGGGGGAACGGGCATTTTCCCTGTGCTATTGGGCTTGAAAACCAGATTTTCTGACATTACTGCCGTGGTTACTGCAGCTGATGAGGGCGGGTCGTCGGGCATACTTCGGGAGGAGTTTGGTATTTTGCCTCCGGGTGATATTCGCAGGGCATTGATTGCGCTCTCTTC from bacterium includes the following:
- a CDS encoding YraN family protein; translation: MFKSKTSAIGAIGEDLACGFLIQKGYKILKRNYWKPWGELDIIAKDCEGVLVFVEVKSVRRLPANSDLQPEDNLTSAKLIKLRRVAALFAGSNEAMIDPARGFRIDLVAVCFNPERFFHYENI
- a CDS encoding DUF5701 family protein; translation: MSEIIEVGRDTLIEVFDLQAKKLLDSSYERQAKDGSQDFLRRLSFLAKFVRTNEEILHLNFHENYIPCLIVIPSAIIAWYEQLSDVFIGQVGHLSLAGVCDKEAGAFYKPPPSAPEDIYLIFDVEPGVEYREDINNVRNRFNVADRRGLTVEEAIALLSYDPEMLTRTNLYLLGCAPGPGSRVMAMRADKGTVLGYANGVKSVTFGIPSTPKLNF